Proteins co-encoded in one Setaria viridis chromosome 9, Setaria_viridis_v4.0, whole genome shotgun sequence genomic window:
- the LOC117837685 gene encoding uncharacterized protein, with protein sequence MATTLTPTQRYAAGALLALALRQAQIHQSAPLGAASPDDDERASSASGGSSASTATTSGSGSDAASDADLWTHDSRGLLRPVFRFLEIDPKAWAGLEETAASTEAKHHIGAFLRIIFEEDGESSSDRLEQEHALAKAVDVMVMSLGSGAVPDEKIKEESKDSMTSTSGTAESAENLLGIDKLSLDDVPANHHRKMALLYALLSACVADKPVSQEEEDRKSSHFRKGYDARHRVALRLLATWLDVKWIKMEAIEVMVACSAMAAAKEQEQERESASPKSKWEKWKRGGIIGAAALTGGALLAITGGLAAPAIAAGFGALAPTLGTLVPFIGASGFAAMAAAAGSVAGSVAVAASFGAAGAGLTGSKMARRIGKVKEFEFKPIGDNHNQGRLAVGILVSGFAFDEEDFCKPWEGWKDNLEKYILQWESKHIIAVSTAIQDWLTSRLAMELMKQGAMRTVLSGLLAAFAWPATLLAATDFIDSKWSVAIDRSDKAGKMLAEVLLKGLQGNRPVTLIGFSLGARVIFKCLQELALSSDNEGLVERIVLLGAPVSVKGERWEPARKMVAGRFVNVYSRDDWILGVTFRASLLSQGLAGIQAIDVPGVENVDVTELVDGHSSYLSAAQQILEHLELNTYYPVFVPLPSVSK encoded by the exons ATGGCGACCACGCTGACGCCCACGCAGCGCTACGCGGCGGGGGCGCTGCTGGCGCTCGCGCTCCGCCAGGCGCAGATCCACCAGTCCGCGCCCCtcggcgccgcctcccccgacgacgacgagcgtgCCAGCAGCGCCAGCGggggctcctccgcctccaccgccaccaccagcggCTCGGGCTCCGACGCCGCCTCGGACGCCGACCTCTGGACGCACGACTcccgcggcctcctccgccccgtCTTCAG GTTCCTGGAGATCGACCCCAAGGCCTGGGCTGGGCTGGAGGAGACTGCCGCGTCGACGGAGGCCAAGCATCACATTGGCGCG TTTCTAAGGATAATCTTTGAAGAAGATGGTGAAAGTTCTTCAGATAGATTGGAGCAAGAACATGCCTTGGCCAAAGCAGTTGATGTCATGGTGATGAGCTTGGGAAGTGGTGCCGTGCCGGATGAGAAAATCAAAGAGGAGAGTAAAGACTCCATGACTTCTACCTCTGGAACGGCAGAATCAGCTGAGAACTTGCTTGGAATCGACAAGTTATCCTTAGATGATGTCCCTGCTAACCATCACCGCAAGATGGCATTGCTATATGCGCTTCTCTCTGCCTGTGTGGCTGATAAACCTGTATCACAAGAGGAAGAGGACAGGAAGTCGTCTCACTTCAGAAAGGGTTATGATGCTCGGCATCGTGTTGCTCTCCGGTTGCTAGCAACATGGCTTGACGTCAAGTGGATCAAAATG GAAGCTATCGAGGTAATGGTCGCATGCTCTGCCATGGCTGCAGCAAAGGAGCAAGAACAAGAGCGAGAAAGTGCATCACCGAAGAGCAAATGGGAAAAATGGAAGCGTGGTGGCATTATTGGTGCAGCTGCCTTGACTGGGGGAGCATTGCTGGCTATTACAGGGG GTTTAGCTGCACCAGCCATTGCTGCTGGATTCGGTGCTCTTGCGCCAACACTCGGTACACTTGTCCCATTCATAGGAGCTAGTGGATTTGCTGCTATGGCTGCTGCAGCAGGATCTGTTGCTGGCTCTGTGGCAGTTGCTGCTTCATTTGGAG CTGCTGGAGCTGGCTTGACGGGAAGCAAAATGGCAAGACGAATTGGAAAAGTGAAAGAATTTGAGTTCAAACCTATTGGTGATAACCACAATCAGGGT CGCCTTGCGGTTGGCATCTTGGTTTCTGGATTTGCTTTTGACGAGGAGGACTTCTGTAAACCTTGGGAAGGATGGAAGGATAACCTAGAGAA GTACATCCTTCAGTGGGAGTCTAAGCATATAATTGCAGTGAGTACAGCAATACAGGATTGGCTGACATCAA GACTTGCAATGGAATTGATGAAACAAGGTGCAATGAGAACTGTCTTAAGTGGTCTTCTTGCAGCATTTGCTTGGCCTGCAACGTTGCTTGCAGCTACTGATTTTATTGATAGTAAATGGTCTGTTGCTATTGACAG ATCAGACAAGGCAGGAAAAATGCTCGCTGAAGTGCTTCTAAAGGGACTACAGGGAAACAG GCCTGTGACTCTCATTGGGTTCTCGTTAGGAGCACGAGTTATATTCAAGTGTTTACAAGAGCTAGCTTTGTCAAGCGACAATG AGGGACTCGTCGAGAGGATTGTACTCCTAGGCGCACCTGTTTCGGTGAAGGGTGAGCGGTGGGAGCCTGCCAGGAAG ATGGTTGCGGGAAGATTTGTGAACGTTTACTCGAGAGATGACTGGATTCTCGGTGTTACCTTCCGAGCAAG CCTGCTCAGCCAAGGATTAGCTGGCATCCAGGCCATTGATGTGCCTGGTGTCGAGAAT GTTGACGTTACCGAGCTTGTTGATGGCCATTCGTCGTACCTATCAGCTGCCCAACAGATCCTCGAGCATCTTGAATTGAATACCTACTATCCTGTTTTTGTCCCCCTTCCGTCAGTCAGCAAATAA
- the LOC117836640 gene encoding salt tolerance receptor-like cytoplasmic kinase 1: MLLQRRGLLCCGCGGSAAAVAAGGRGGFGDTADRPGTKDPAGDVKMMAAPAAARQLSWAQVEAMTGGFTSAVVGEGGFSTVYLARLAGSLAAVKVQRSSERLHRAFRQELDALLRVRHPHIVRLLAFCDQRDEGVLVLEFAPNGNLHDQLHGGGGGKGAVPMPWARRVSVALQVARALEYLHDRCEPQVVHGDVKASNVLLDAAMGARLCDFGSARAGFSAAVAGASPRPRPSASARAVLGSPGYVDPHYLRSGVVTKKSDVYSFGVLLLELLTGVQAFCDGRLLTAAVAPRISAACDAGELVDQRLGCRYDADEAAAMVALAAACVGENPSLRPSMADVVRALERNGRASIATVGRRSDGGGKL, encoded by the exons ATGCTGCTGCAAAGGCGCGGCCTCCTCTGCTGCGGGTGCgggggcagcgccgccgccgtggccgccggtgGCCGAGGAGGCTTCGGGGACACTGCTGATCGGCCCGGCACAAAGGACCCAGCCGGCGATGTCAAGATGAtggctgcccccgccgccgcgaggcAACTGTCGTGGGCGCAGGTGGAGGCCATGACGGGAGGCTTCACGTCGGCAGTCGTCGGTGAGGGCGGCTTCAGCACCGTCTACCTGGCGCGCCTCGCCggctccctcgccgccgtcaaGGTCCAACGCAGCAGCGAGCGCCTCCACCGCGCGTTCCGGCAGGAGCTCGACGCCCTCCTCCGCGTGCGCCACCCGCACATCGtccgcctcctcgccttctGCGACCAGCGAG ACGAAGGCGTGCTGGTGCTGGAGTTCGCGCCGAACGGGAACCTGCACGACcagctccacggcggcggcggcggcaagggcgcCGTGCCGATGCCGTGGGCGCGGCGGGTGTCGGTCGCGCTGCAGGTGGCCCGCGCCCTCGAGTACCTCCACGACCGGTGCGAGCCGCAGGTAGTGCACGGCGACGTCAAGGCCTCCAACGTCCTGCTCGACGCCGCCATGGGCGCCAGGCTCTGCGACTTCGGGTCGGCGCGCGCCGGGTTCTCGGCGGCCGTAGCCGGCGCGAGCCCGCGTCCGCGGccctcggcctcggcgcgcgCCGTGCTGGGCTCCCCCGGCTACGTGGACCCGCACTACCTCCGCTCCGGCGTCGTCACCAAGAAGAGCGACgtctacagcttcggcgtgctgctgctggagctgctcaCCGGCGTCCAGGCGTTCTGCGACGGCCGGCTCCTCACGGCGGCCGTCGCGCCGAGGATCAGCGCGGCATGCGACGCTGGCGAGCTCGTGGACCAGAGGCTGGGGTGCCGgtacgacgccgacgaggcTGCGGCCATGGTGGCTCTGGCGGCCGCGTGCGTCGGGGAGAACCCGAGCCTCCGGCCGTCGATGGCCGACGTGGTCCGTGCCCTGGAGCGGAACGGCCGAGCCTCGATCGCCACCGTCGGGAGAAGATCAGACGGCGGCGGGAAGCTATAG
- the LOC117837684 gene encoding uncharacterized protein, producing MDPAPAGAHNLTPPEAGWPPELRLPPPPAEPPPPPPQAAGMDDSQFLGSIMGLPPPEAPQRQEAPAPLGPKRRGRPPKNKDGAGAGAGSGAALVPAPPKPARRKEDEEEVVCFICFDGGNLVVCDRRGCPKVYHPACIKRDEAFFQSRSKWNCGWHICSSCEKAVHYMCYTCTYSLCKVCIKQGKFFSVRGTKGFCDTCFGTILLIESKDESATKVDFDDILSWEYLFKLYWLDLKGKLSLTLEELTSAKNRWNVPITPARKEKDESSDDLYDVNNDDDAGSDCSSRKRRRANSSRKKVRKRRKVDSDCSIAAKQVVLPIGYAGSLPTEVPNERAPLPVATKVPNEQVPLPVDSKVPNEQVQLPVDMEVEKEQAPLPLDTKWASPELLEFVGHMRDGDQSFISQFDVQTLLLEYIKKNNLRDPKRKSQIVCDTRLHRLFRKSRVAHFEMLKLLEMHFLINETPKVSDKSEVTINLNSAQVDTNGYSDMAAKLSPDKRRRMHRKVDREAQVNLEAYAAIDMHNINLIYMRRSLMEDLIDDATFSDKICGAFVRIKISGVGQKQDIYRLVKVVGTHKVPEKYCIGKKMTNFALEILNLDKKEIIKMDTISNQDFTEEECKRLRQSMKCGLISRLKVGDIQEKAKILQSVRVNDWFENEKERLGHLRDRASETGRRKELRECVEKLQLLNNSEERTRRINEVLEVHVESHMDPDYESAEEMDDKKAVGRSVNRTRSDTSISRRKSKYPNTMQNHPQKVSDSSHHPKKLYSQSTIHGSGAGRKFENNTIANSSMYEAGSLSSSGVTMSSDTEPEKVWHYKDPAGIVQGPFTLLQLSKWTSYFPRDLRVWLTFESEERSLLLTEVLSKQQKDFNQAASLTSSKVTLAGTRHTMNSPSVDQTNALSPVGYSVAGSSGITVQSNKYYAPERECVYSPDDSLSLSTSSVPPKDVRTVNSQAQCQTKHSVFIQSPGNSYGQTDLHHNGIHGGCSGESNHRHSSAALWSPTTAHMSGSGRGNTESHQNQHVSWSQCQHDSKGSSQCGSVKDLNSRRDLSKNLPTQRVGKDVSSPVFAWSPSESRTASSQHEGSCLSSTTNPNFVDELHSSIASAKSMSCAPETPIEDRGSSSPSGMLSHSESVPICSPHSAPLASASDICKMDEIMNQQRTLEADTSNASVNQSPQSKIFHVSSPDNQDIDREVPSPAPRSENKELAVDNSGLTPASPENVTTTNSPGSNTGKMEKIVSRKKVPEAVASNSSDNHSPQSKVSPSSSPNNKDLECECPSSSPRSENKVPATDNSVLTSAAPENLTTISEPASGTCKMEGFVNQQKTLEVDASNNNKDLECECPSSSPRSENKVPAMDISLLTSAAPENLTATSEPASGTCKMEGFADQQKTLEVDASNNNKDLECECPSSSPRSENKVPAMDNSPLTSAAPENVMATSAPASGTCKMEGFMNQQKTVDTDVSNNNKDLECECPSSSPRSENKVPALDNSLLTSAAPENLSATSVPASGTCKMEDFVNQQKTLDADASNAPLYQPPHSHIFPVTSPDYQDIGRESPSFTPRSDSKEPLVDNSMLTSTAPENLTTASASASDTCEMEFVNQQKTLETDASNAPLNQPPHTHIFPVSSPDDKDIECESPRPNPISGSKDPLVDKSVLTSAGPENLPTTSAPASGTCKVEEILNKERTPEADASNVSPNQPPHSSFSCPDNQDMECEYPRPTPRYESEQPVMDNSGLTSIVPENLTSASTPDICKMEDILNEKRTLEANPSNGSVIQSPQSKVFPVSSPSTNPKPEIKEPVVVSYVLTSAASDNLTKQHMDPPDAFVSLKSDPPTGVPRPEIDEPVVVSSVLTLAAPENLTKQHVDSPDAFVSHKSGPSTGGLGAMESDFKCEETIQKELYCQSESTVVTRGNMLIDLSYGAESIDVSDVLESLMEEQRCGTSYMQGTTDLEDFLATSVEEEPQCSSPIALSPWGEPSYYQGDAVDSALWGAQDDPINNMWSLLSPRPTLQPSSGIGTEGKVAFGINEVVLAHGNNNEIVRGGLVPGEDNVNQVNLGAPTDWVLPEQIPSIPNDMSMSSVDESTGVVGWQPSANQNLNEGTTWSTSQNLNMSSNEKAGPSSKKTWEAPRKQESTDSSISSSGEVIGNTRKGLNPPSGNANRGIQRNHHRGRYSQISESWLLSSNHSRSRSDRFGSGGSSRSTSKGHTRG from the exons ATGGACCCGGCGCCCGCCGGGGCCCACAACCTCACCCCACCGGAGGCCGGCTGGCCGCCcgagctccgcctcccgccgcccccagcggagccgccgccgccgccacctcaagCTGCGGGGATGGACGATTCGCAGTTCCTCGGCTCGATCATGGGGCTGCCGCCACCGGAGGCGCCGCAGCGCCAggaggcgcccgcgcccctcgggcccaagaggagggggaggccgcCGAAGAACAAGGACGGAGCGGGAGCGGGCGCGGGCTCGGGGGCGGCTCTGGTGCCCGCGCCGCCCAAGCCCGCCAGGAGgaaggaggacgaggaggaggtcgtATGCTTCATCTGCTTCGACGGGGGCAACCTCGTCGTCTGCGATCGGAG GGGATGCCCTAAGGTCTACCATCCGGCTTGCATCAAGCGCGACGAGGCCTTCTTCCAGTCCCGGAGCAAGTGGAACTGCG GTTGGCACATATGCAGCAGCTGTGAAAAGGCAGTGCACTATATGTGCTACACTTGTACATACTCCCTCTGCAAAGTTTGCATCAAGCAAGGTAAATTCTTCAGTGTCAGGGGGACCAAGGGCTTCTGCGACACGTGTTTTGGGACTATACTTTTGATAGAATCCAAAGATGAAAGCGCTACAAAG GTTGATTTTGATGACATACTCAGTTGGGAGTACCTTTTTAAGCTATATTGGCTAGATCTGAAAGGGAAGCTTTCATTGACATTGGAAGAACTTACTAGTGCCAAGAACAGATGGAATGTTCCTATCACTCCTGctaggaaagaaaaagatgagTCATCTGATGACCTATACGACgttaataatgatgatgatgctggttCTGACTGCTCCTCAAGAAAACGAAGGCGAGCTAATTCTTCAAGGAAAAAGGTTCGAAAACGGCGGAAGGTAGATTCAGATTGTAGCATTGCTGCAAAACAGGTCGTGCTTCCAATTGGATATGCTGGGAGCCTACCCACTGAAGTACCAAATGAAAGGGCGCCCTTGCCAGTAGCCACAAAAGTACCAAATGAACAGGTGCCCTTGCCAGTAGACTCGAAAGTACCAAATGAACAGGTGCAATTGCCGGTAGACATGGAAGTAGAAAAAGAACAGGCGCCCTTGCCACTAGACACAAAATGGGCGTCACCTGAGTTGTTGGAGTTCGTAGGACACATGAGAGATGGTGATCAATCTTTTATTTCTCAATTTGATGttcagacccttctgctggaatatattaagaagaataACCTTCGTGATCCTAAGAGGAAAAGCCAAATTGTTTGTGACACAAGACTTCACCGCTTGTTCAGGAAATCACGTGTTGCTCACTTTGAGATGTTAAAGCTTTTGGAAATGCATTTTCTCATAAACGAGACTCCAAAAGTAAGTGATAAAAGTGAAGTGACCATCAATCTAAATTCGGCTCAAGTAGATACCAATGGATACAGTGACATGGCAGCAAAATTGTCTCCTGATAAGAGGAGAAGGATGCATAGAAAGGTGGATAGAGAAGCACAAGTTAATCTTGAGGCTTATGCAGCTATTGATATGCATAATATAAATTTAATTTACATGCGGCGCAGCCTGATGGAGGACTTAATTGATGATGCCACATTCTCAGACAAAATTTGTGGTGCTTTTGTGAGGATAAAAATTTCTGGTGTTGGTCAGAAACAAGATATATATCGTCTAGTAAAAGTTGTTG GGACACACAAGGTTCCAGAAAAGTACTGCATTGGGAAGAAGATGACGAATTTTGCCCTTGAGATATTAAATTTAGACAAAAAGGAGATTATCAAGATGGATACAATATCTAACCAGGATTTTACAGAG GAGGAGTGCAAACGCTTAAGGCAGAGCATGAAGTGTGGTCTAATTAGCAGACTAAAAGTG GGGGATATTCAAGAGAAAGCCAAGATCTTGCAGTCTGTAAGAGTGAATGAT TGGTTTGAAAACGAAAAGGAGAGGCTGGGGCATCTTCGTGACCGTGCAAGTGAAACAGGGCGCAGAAAAGAA CTTAGAGAATGTGTAGAAAAGCTGCAGCTTCTCAACAATTCTGAGGAAAGAACTCGCAGGATAAATGAGGTTCTGGAAGTGCATGTTGAGTCCCATATGGATCCTGATTATGAATCTGCCGAAGAAATGGATGACAAAAAAGCTG TTGGAAGGTCTGTAAATCGGACAAGATCAGATACGTCCATATCACGAAGAAAATCAAAATATCCAAACACTATGCAAAACCATCCACAAAAAGTTTCTGATTCTAGCCACCATCCAAAAAAATTGtactcgcaaagtacaatacaTGGATCTGGAGCTGGAAGAAAGTTTGAGAACAACACTATAGCAAACAGCTCTATGTATGAAGCTGGATCACTTTCGTCGTCTGGAGTAACAATGTCAAGTGACACGGAGCCAGAGAAAGTCTGGCACTACAAGGATCCTGCTGGGATTGTTCAGGGCCCATTCACTCTTTTGCAGCTATCAAAGTGGACAAGTTACTTCCCACGTGATCTGAGAGTTTGGCTAACATTTGAGAGTGAAGAGAGATCATTGCTGTTGACTGAAGTGCTTTCAAAACAGCAGAAAGATTTTAATCAAGCTGCATCACTTACAAGTAGCAAGGTAACATTGGCTGGCACTAGACATACAATGAACAGCCCAAGTGTGGATCAGACCAATGCTCTATCCCCTGTTGGTTATAGTGTGGCTGGTTCTTCTGGAATAACTGTTCAGTCTAATAAGTATTATGCTCCAGAAAGAGAGTGTGTGTACTCTCCAGATGATAGCTTGTCACTGTCAACTAGTTCGGTTCCACCCAAGGATGTTCGTACTGTGAATAGCCAAGCACAGTGCCAGACAAAACATTCAGTTTTTATTCAATCTCCTGGGAATTCATATGGGCAAACAGACTTGCACCATAATGGAATACATGGAGGATGCTCTGGTGAATCGAACCACCGTCACAGCAGCGCAGCCCTATGGAGTCCAACCACAGCCCACATGAGTGGTAGTGGACGTGGTAATACGGAATCTCATCAGAATCAACATGTTTCATGGTCGCAATGTCAACATGATTCTAAAGGTAGTTCACAATGTGGATCTGTTAAAGATCTGAATTCAAGGCGGGATCTATCAAAAAATCTACCTACTCAACGAGTCGGGAAAGATGTCTCCAGTCCTGTGTTTGCTTGGAGTCCGTCCGAGTCCAGGACCGCTTCAAGTCAGCATGAAGGCTCTTGCTTAAGTTCAACAACCAATCCAAACTTTGTTGACGAACTTCATTCTTCTATTGCTTCTGCAAAGTCTATGAGCTGTGCTCCAGAAACTCCTATTGAAGACAGAGGTTCTAGTTCGCCATCTGGCATGCTGAGTCACTCAGAAAGTGTTCCAATCTGCAGTCCACATTCAGCCCCTTTGGCGTCTGCTTCCGATATTTGCAAGATGGATGAGATCATGAATCAGCAAAGAACACTTGAAGCAGATACATCCAATGCTTCAGTTAATCAGTCTCCCCAATCGAAGATTTTCCATGTGTCCTCTCCTGATAACCAAGATATTGACCGTGAGGTTCCTAGTCCAGCTCCAAGATCTGAGAATAAGGAGCTTGCGGTTGACAACTCAGGGTTAACACCAGCATCACCTGAAAATGTTACTACCACTAATTCACCTGGTTCAAATACAGGCAAGATGGAGAAGATTGTGAGTCGGAAAAAGGTACCTGAGGCGGTTGCATCAAATTCTTCAGATAACCATTCTCCTCAATCAAAGGTTtccccttcatcttctcctaaTAACAAAGATCTGGAATGTGAATGTCCCAGTTCATCCCCAAGGTCTGAGAATAAGGTTCCTGCTACGGACAATTCAGTTTTAACATCAGCAGCTCCCGAAAATCTAACGACAATTTCCGAACCTGCTTCCGGTACATGCAAAATGGAGGGTTTTGTGAATCAGCAAAAAACACTTGAGGTGGATGCATCAAATAATAACAAAGATCTGGAATGTGAATGTCCCAGTTCATCCCCAAGGTCTGAGAACAAGGTTCCTGCTATGGACATTTCACTTTTAACATCAGCAGCTCCCGAAAATCTAACAGCAACTTCTGAACCTGCTTCCGGTACGTGCAAAATGGAGGGCTTTGCGGATCAGCAAAAAACACTTGAGGTGGATGCATCAAATAATAACAAAGATCTGGAATGTGAATGTCCCAGTTCATCCCCAAGGTCTGAGAACAAGGTTCCTGCTATGGATAATTCACCTTTAACATCAGCAGCTCCTGAAAATGTAATGGCAACTTCTGCACCTGCTTCCGGTACATGCAAAATGGAGGGCTTTATGAATCAGCAAAAAACAGTTGACACGGATGTATCAAATAATAACAAAGATCTGGAATGTGAATGTCCCAGTTCATCCCCAAGGTCTGAGAATAAGGTTCCTGCTTTGGACAATTCACTTTTAACATCAGCAGCTCCTGAAAATCTATCGGCAACTTCTGTACCTGCCTCCGGTACATGCAAAATGGAGGACTTTGTGAATCAGCAGAAAACACTTGACGCGGATGCATCAAATGCTCCACTGTATCAGCCTCCTCATTCTCACATTTTCCCTGTAACTAGTCCTGATTATCAAGATATTGGACGTGAATCTCCTAGTTTTACTCCAAGATCCGACAGTAAGGAACCTCTTGTGGACAACTCAATGTTAACATCAACAGCACCTGAAAATCTAACGACAGCTTCTGCATCTGCTTCCGATACATGCGAAATGGAGTTTGTGAATCAGCAAAAAACACTTGAAACGGATGCATCAAATGCTCCACTTAATCAGCCTCCTCACACTCACATTTTCCCTGTGTCTTCTCCTGATGATAAAGATATTGAGTGTGAATCTCCTCGTCCAAATCCAATATCTGGCAGTAAGGACCCTCTTGTGGACAAGTCAGTGTTAACATCAGCAGGGCCTGAAAATCTACCAACAACTTCTGCGCCTGCTTCCGGTACATGCAAGGTGGAGGAGATCTTGAATAAGGAAAGAACACCTGAAGCAGATGCATCGAATGTTTCACCTAATCAGCCTCCTCACTCTAGCTTTTCATGTCCTGATAACCAAGATATGGAGTGTGAATATCCTCGTCCAACTCCAAGATATGAGAGCGAGCAGCCTGTCATGGATAACTCAGGGTTAACATCAATTGTGCCTGAAAATTTAACTTCTGCATCTACTCCCGATATATGCAAGATGGAGGATATTTTGAATGAGAAAAGAACACTTGAAGCAAACCCGTCAAATGGTTCAGTTATTCAGTCTCCTCAATCCAAGGTTTTCCCTGTATCTTCTCCTAGTACAAATCCTAAACCTGAGATTAAGGAACCTGTTGTGGTCAGCTATGTGTTAACATCAGCAGCGTCTGATAATTTAACTAAGCAACATATGGACCCACCAGATGCATTTGTATCACTCAAGTCTGATCCACCAACTGGGGTTCCTAGACCTGAGATTGATGAACCTGTTGTTGTCAGCTCTGTGTTAACATTAGCAGCACCTGAAAATTTAACTAAGCAACATGTGGACTCACCAGATGCTTTTGTATCACACAAGTCTGGTCCATCAACTGGGGGATTAGGTGCGATGGAGTCAGATTTTAAATGTGAAGAAACTATTCAAAAAGAACTATACTGTCAAAGTGAATCTACTGTTGTTACAAGAGGAAACATGTTAATTGATCTTTCATATGGTGCTGAGTCGATAGATGTGTCGGATGTCCTGGAATCTTTAATGGAAGAACAAAGGTGTGGGACTTCGTACATGCAAGGAACAACTGATTTGGAGGACTTCCTAGCCACTTCTGTCGAGGAAGAACCACAATGCTCAAGCCCTATTGCACTATCTCCTTGGGGTGAACCTAGTTACTACCAAGGTGATGCTGTTGATTCTGCACTATGGGGTGCCCAAGATGATCCAATCAACAATATGTGGTCATTGCTTTCACCAAGACCTACACTCCAGCCTTCATCTG GTATTGGAACTGAGGGGAAGGTAGCTTTTGGTATCAATGAGGTAGTTCTAGCCCATGGTAATAATAATGAAATTGTTCGAGGAGGATTAGTGCCAGGGGAGGACAATGTGAACCAGGTGAACTTGGGTGCACCCACAGATTGGGTATTGCCCGAGCAG ATCCCATCAATACCAAATGATATGTCAATGTCGTCAGTAGATGAGAGTACCGGAGTTGTAGGTTGGCAGCCATCAGCCAATCAGAACTTAAATGAGGGTACTACATGGAGCACTAGCCAGAATCTCAACATGTCCAGTAATGAAAAAGCAGGGCCCTCAAGTAAAAAGACATGGGAAGCACCAAGGAAGCAGGAATCCACCGATTCCAGTATTTCTAGTTCAGGAGAGGTCATTGGAAACACCCGAAAGGGCTTGAACCCACCTTCTGGTAATGCTAATCGGGGCATCCAGCGGAATCATCACCGTGGCAGGTACTCTCAGATCAGTGAGTCTTGGCTTCTTAGTTCAAATCACTCTAGGAGTAGGTCTGATAGATTTGGCAGTGGTGGGTCATCAAGATCGACTTcaaaagggcacactaggggcTAA